In Mangifera indica cultivar Alphonso chromosome 7, CATAS_Mindica_2.1, whole genome shotgun sequence, the genomic window TCATGCCAAACAATATTGGAGTTGTACCAGGATAGAATGCCCAAAATTGCAGCCTTTACTGCTGCAACAAAATTCTAAATTGGTTATGCCCAACAATATTCATCTGAATGGTGATAAAGTGGTTGAGTGAAACTCAGCTCTTGTCATTACCTGACTCAATTTCTTTGATAGTGAATCTTGTAACATCTTAATGTTAGTGGTTGCAACTTGGGTACATTTATAATTGGGCATCttaacaagctcaaaatcattAGTCTTCGTGATTCTAATATTAGGGAAATCTCCAtctcatttaattaattaatttatccaAGACTATTAGATTTGAACATCTATTATGAACTAACAAAAATAGCACATCCTCTCTTTGTCAATTAACAATATATCTGTCTGccttaaaagtttttttttttttttgggattaaGAAGGGTATTCTAGCAGAAATATGTCAAGGTCGCAGAGTAATTACAACAATTGTCCAGACTAATTAACTAGCTTGCAAATTTGTTTTCCAAACTTTCATCACGTTCTTGATAATGAtattccattaaaatttttatcaagcTTTACTGTAATAATAAGACAATAAATACCCAGTcgaagtttataaataaaactatatatatacaaataaaaaatattaatttatgtactaTTGATAattgtcattatgtgattaaattttctaGTTTAGGCAAACAGGATGCAGTGTCATGAGGTAAACTAGTATTCTCCATTGCAATGGTATGATTTTGACATATGATTGCAGCTAAAATTGATGATGCCGTAATGCTTGGGCTAGCAGTGCTAAATCAACCAAACCAAGAAGCTTTAATTGCAAACTAGTATACTATGCGTAATGCTTGGCATAGTTTTATGTGCAAAATCGGATCGTGAACACCCTTAATTATGCCTAAGAGtaaaattacattaacataAATTGGTgatgttattgttattatgtaattgcaTTGATCCTGTTATATCAGTTTACGTAAATTTGACTTAGTAAATTTGCTTCTCTATATATTTGATGTTGTCTTTCTGAAAGCAAGAATATTAGACATTATAAGGGGATGGAACCATGAAGCCTTGAGAGCAAAGGCAGAGAAAGTTTTTCTGCTctgaattcattttttaaaattttagtgcAGCAATCTACATGTGCAATCCCgaaattttttatctcattgatTATTTTTATGACGTGCTCAAATGTATACTTTTCAGTTCAAAGTATGCAATAATTTTCTCTTGTTGAAGGTAAAGAACATTTGATGCTGAGTAGTTTACATATTCCAACACTGAACATGTTATTAACGAAAAGAATGAAGCAACATTCTTAGCAAAGGAAGATAATGGAATCATACCTTGCTTCTTCTTATCATTagtttttctttgctttataCATTCCctcttttttatgctttttgtttttgtttttatttcaaagCTCAAAATACAACCATTCATTCTTTCACTATCAAACACTCGACAGAATTCTCTCCTtatccccaaaaaaaaaaaagccatggAAATTGTTTCTGCAATTGCTGGCAAGATCGCAGAGTATTTGTCTGTAGCTGCTGGCGGTCAACTTGGTTACCTGTTCCATTACAATGACAACATTAAAGACTTGAAAGAGCGAGTAAAGGAGCTTAGTGGCTGCAAAGAGAGGGTGCAAATGAAAATTGCTACTGCTAAAAGAAATGGAGAAAGTGTCTTCATTGATGTTCAAGACTGGATAGAAAAAGTTGACAAGATTTCTGCAGAAGCTGAAAAGTTTTTTGAAGATGAAGCCAAAACAAACAAGAGGTGTCTCAAAGGGTGGTGCATCAATCTCGGACAACGTTACCGATTCAGTAAGAAGGCAAAAGAGCAGGCCTTAGCAATTTCATATCTTGTGTTGCAAGAAGTGGAAAGGTTTGAGCACGTGTCTTCTCTTCCTTCTCCATCTGCAGTGGTATCATCATCTTCGGTAATTCCTTCTGGCACTTTTGAATCTCGAAACTCACTGAAGAAGCAAATTCTGAAAACTTtaattgatgatgataatatcAGCATAATTGGAATATGTGGGATGGGGGGTGTGGGTAAAACCACGCTGGTGAAAGAAATCAGCCGACAAGtaagagaggaaaaaatatatgaagaagTAGTGGTGGCAGTTGTCTCTCAAAACCCGAGTATTATGAAGATTCAAGGTAACATTGCTGATACGTTAGGTGTAGCAATGCCCTTATGGGCTAATTCTGAATCAGTAAGAGCCAGTTTCCTAAGAGACAGAATCAAGGAAAAGAAGCAGATCCTTGTAATCTTAGATGACGTTTGGAAAAGAATTGAATTTGATGAGATTGGTATTCCATGGAGTGATCATAGAGGTTGTAAAATTTTGATCACCTCTCGAAGCATAGCTGTTTGCAATCAAATGAGGTGTCAAAAGAATTATACAGTTGAGACGTTATCCGAACAAGAATCTTGGGATCTTTTTAGCAAAATTGTCGGCTTGACTATTGAAAACTACGATATAAACCAGATTGCAGGAGAAGTGATTGCTAAATGTGGTGGCTTACCAATTGCAATTGTCACAATAGCAGGAGCTTTGAAGGGCAAGGACAAACGTGTGTGGAGTAATGCAGCTCGACAACTTAAAACATCTATTCTTACAAGTATCCCAGGAATGGAGAGCAATGTTATATCATCTCTGGAACTAAGCTTCAACTGCTTAGAAAATGATGAGATAAAATCACTTTTCTTGTTTTGTAGCTTATTTCCAGAAGATTACAAAATTCCAGTTGAATCTTTGGTTCGATATTGGATAGGTTTGAAGTGGTTTGGAGATGCCGATGAAACAATCGAAGGTGTCAGAAATAGAGTACATGCTATTGTAAGTGATGTCACCTATTCTTTTCTCCTAATTGATGATGGTAAAAATTGTGTTAAAATGCACAATATTGTCCGTGATTTTGCATTAACTGTAGCCTCTAAATATGGCCATAAGTTCATCGTGAAAGCTGGCACTCATCTACAAGAGTGGCCAGATGGAGATACATTTGATGAATTCACATGTATCTCGTTGATGGCAAATTTTATTAGGGAACTACCTAGTGGGTTGAAATGCCCAAATTTGCAAGTTTTGTTGCTtcaaggaaataaaaatttggttatcCCTGACTATTTCTTCCAAGAAATGAAAGATCTCAAAGTTTTGGACTTGGGAAAAAGCTTCATCACGTCCTTGCCTGATTCACTTTCATTTCTCATAAATCTTAGGACATTAGATATTACTAATTGCGATTTGGGCAACCTCTCAGTAATTGGGAAGCTAACAAAACTGGAGATCCTGAACCTTTCCAATTCTTATATTAAAGAGATCCCCATTTCCTTTAGCCAATTAAGTAATCTCAGGTTGCTAGATGTGAATAATTGTTGGCTATTAGAACTAATAACTCCTGGTGTTATACAGTCTCTTAAAAAGTTGGAAGAGTTGTACATTAATGTATTTCAGAATTGGAAATCTGAAAGTGAAAATCTGAGAAGCAATGCCAGTCTTGTTGAGTTACAAGCCTTATCTCGATTGACTAATTTGCATATTTATATTCCAAATCTTGATCTCTTGCCAaagtttttgtcatttcaaaacCTGTTCAACTTTATCTTACAAATAGGTGGTGATCTAGATGTTCAGGGTTATTTTGATATGAGTAGATACTCAAGAACTCTGATACTCCAACAAATCAACAATCCGGTGATGCATGAATGGGTTAAAGGACTGCTCAAAAGAATTGAGTTTCTATCTGTTGAAACAATTGATAATTTAGAGAGTGTTAGTCATAACCTAGTTGAAGAAGGGTTTAATGAATTGAAAAGTCTTGATATCAACTCATGTGAAAAGATAAAGTGTCTCCTAAATACATTGGAATTGACACCAAACTCAACTTTCCACAATTTAGAGGAACTGCATTTGTATGAAATTCCCAACTTGGTTGAAATGTGTAAAGGAGAACCTCCGGCCGAAgcattttctaaactaaaagtTTTAGAAGTGGCCAGATGTGATAAGATGTTAAATGTTGTACCAAGTCAATTGTTACggaaatttcaaaatcttcataCTTTCATAGCACGTAATTGTGAGTCGATGGTGTACACATTTGATTGTGAAGAGATTAAGATTACAAAAGGAGAATCGAAGTTGCTCTCATCATTAGAATATCTAGAATTGTATTACTTGCCAGAGATGTCACATATATGGAATGGTGACCATCAATCCATAAGCCTTCAAAACTTGAAGAAAGTAGAGATTGGATTTTGTGGTAAGTTGACAAACTTATTTTCAGCAACTCTACTCCAAGGCCTTATTTGTTTGGAAGATATATTTGTGCAGAATTGTGATGAATTAAAGGAAATctttgagaagaaagaagctttAGGTGAGGAATTAGACCCCGCTATAACCTCCCCGGGTTTGCAAAACCTGACTTCTATAGACATCTGGGATTGCGAACAATTAAGAAGCCTCTTCTCCCCTTCCATTGTGAAATGCCTGGTGAAGCTCAAAAGACTTGTAGTTAGGAGGTGTTCATCAATACAAGAAATAATCAaaaatgagaaaggagaaaaagaagctTCAATAAAGAGGCTGTTGTTTCCTAGTTTGTCCAACTTAGAACTTAGATATTTAGAAAACCTCTCTTGTTTTAGCTCAGGGCCTTATGCTATTGAATTCCCAACATTGGAGAGGTTAAAGATATATCGATGTGAAAACATGAAGACCTTTGGATATGGAGAGCAAGTGACACCCAAGCTTAAAGAAGTGATCCTAGATGGTGAAAAGCGATGGAATGGCAACATTAATACCACATTGCAGGAGTTCTTGAATGAAAAGGTgtgttttcaattattataaaagagatacatcttttgtttaattcttcAGTGATGATGTAATTAGttttatgtataataaataatgaatgtcatttaatagataaatggttcatatgattaaattaataaatatatagttgtAATTTGAAAGCAATTAATcgtttttttaatagataaaagatattaaattgaaataaagtCAAACTGGCCTGTTTTTATAATCAAGTCATCggtaaaatttagtttttattttaaaatttatatttatgtacaaaGAAAGACATTTTGTTATGATCAAAAGTGAAATGAAATGTAtgatactttaaattttatatttgaaagtaTGAGCTTCTAATGTGGTACTCACAAGGTTTGCTTTATataggaagaagaggaagaagaagaggagaaagaagaagaagaagaagaagaagaagaagaagaggaggaggaagaagaaggcTGAAAATCCATGTGAGGTAATTTCTTTTTACTTGATAGATATCTTATGAATAGCTACTTTGTTGCATACTTGGATAAGGCTTTTAAATTTTCGTAAACATTGATTCTATGCAAGTAGATTTTAACTTACTGATTGAATAACGTTTTACTACTGGATGCCAGTGCTTATTGATAATGGCTAACTCATGAATTTTCATAGTAGAATCCAAAAACCAAATTTCTAAActaatttctattttctaattaCTTGAATTGTATACGCGCAGGGTCAGCTCTGCCTTCTCTCTAATTCTTCTAATTGTTTTTCTCATCTCCTATTAGAGAAATTTAACAAAGGACACTACGACTCAGTATAATTCTGTCAATGTTATGTGGTTGGAACGAATAAGTTTGGCAAAATTTAACAAAGAATACGATATAgaaatgtcaaaatctaatttgagtaaataaaaaagaagacaaGCCAAAAtccattttctctctcttgtaTCCTCACCCATggatgtttttatttattaatttttacataattttataagtttttgaatcatgtttatatgttattaagaagctaatatattgtttttggcAGGAATTTGTGGGAAGACAGCGAAAAATGGTATTAATCATgctatttcatattttatttattcagtaTTATCTACAACAAAAGGAATTGTGATAACTTTGATTTGGTTCAATATTGTTCATTCATATGCTTtgcagaggaagaagaagaaatgggaTGGTGTGATAGAGATTGAGATGTGAATAcaagaatttgtaattaattgatttgtttgaaCATTGCCAACTGCACTTGGTTTTACGTTTATTCTTTGTAATTCatgcataatatttttttttttttaaatttatatggtATTAACTGTTACTATgttgtaattgaaatttatatatttatattttatcaataaacaaaCTACTGCTATAATCATTGGCCTACTTTGTTGCCGTTCGAACTCTTCAACTCCACAGCGACTTCAGGATCAGGCAAGGCAACGATTTTTTACCCAGAAACACTAGTGATCTTCCCTTGGATCTCATTCTGCCTATTGTGTTCTTTGTGACAGTCTACTTATGGTCGGATTGAAGATGAACTTCACCGCCTTTTCTCTGATAATGCTCACAGTTTTCCTCAGCGTGATAGCTTCTCAGGTGTCAAACATCTCATAGAAATCTGAAATTAAGACACTTTAATACTGTACTTGATTAATTATATCACCTTCTTTGAACTTGAAAATTTCAGGGTCTCGGACTAGTAATCGGTGCAGCATTCATGGATGTGAAGAAAGCAACAACATTGGCATCTATTGTCGTTATGACCTTTATGCTCTCTGGTGGATTCTTTATCCGGGTTAGAAGAAATTGTCTAACAAATGCCTCAAGCTAGTTACACACAATCTTGTAATTGGTACTTCATGTGTTGTTTTGTATAATGATTTGGTGCAGAATGTTCCATATTTTATGAGATGGGTGCACTACATTTCTTTCAATTATCACTCATACAGGCTTCTCCTGAAAATCCAGTTCAGTTGCTCTGACTCAGGTCCTTGTGATTCTTCCTTAATCAGAAAACTCAGACAATATCAAGGTGGCTCAGAAGTGGGAGCTCTGGTGGCCATGATTGTAGGATATTGGAAGCAGAGTCTACTGCCAACAATTATAGCAGTAGAGATGACCTGTGTCACACGGATTCAGCTGAAATACTCAAAGCGTCTCTCCCGAAGACCTCTCCTCAAGAGAACTGAGAACTGTTCCCACCAGGTTGCTTCACTTTCCCTGGAATTTAACTTCTCCTGCATCTCCATCTCACCTTCTATCACCGCAGGTTTTAAGACCTTTCTCTTCTCAATTTTCATTCCTCAAGCTTCATAGGCCTCCACAAGGTACTGCATATTGGAAAATCTATAACCAGATCAACATGCAACAGTATATCATCAAATAGCTAAAAATCATTATAGGCAGTGTTATTGATACTGACCTCATGAACATCAGAAGAAGAGGGCTCTCCATTTTGACAACTCTGGTTCCAGTTCCAGGTGGTAACTTGGCCTGTATTTTTGATCGAAATGTTTTGTCATTTATGTTCCCATTTGCAAAATCAATGAGAAACTCTGCCGGTTATTGGCTATGAAAAGAGATCAACCGATTGAAGAGAAATATGGCATGTATATGAGCTTTGAGTGGTTCAGTTATGGTGTATGTAGAACTGATTATTTGTTGTGACTAAAATTACTAATGCCTATGATTTGATGAATGTATGTGAATAGGGAGCAAAATCTGAAATGATGATTCGTGAATCTTTGGTTTTGATGATGGAGAATGCAGGGAGTTGCTTGTGTTCATGCATccttattttgtaaaatttttcttttcgatttgtaaattttgatgcgtattattcttaattgttattgttattattatttttgataaactAAGTTGTTGTTGTATTTTTGCAGGTGGTATAAAATTTGGGAGAGGAATGTTGGTGGTGATGAACCATTGATTGACAAACTATCATTTGATTCTCAACGTTTGGATGTAGTTTCTTCAGAGAGGTCTGGACctgaatatttgattttcattttagcatgtttattgatttataatgtTGCATGCacatctctttttattatgtttgatgCTGGTATGTTCATTGATATTATGCTTTGAGTTTTTGATGGATACATCTATTTGCCTTTTGCAGTTGTGTGGTGGTGAGGCTTCAGAAGGGGTATTTGTTGGTGCCTTGCTGTCTATGTCTTCACCTGCAGTGGTAATATTTTGCCAAGTACTTGACTAGCCGGAGTATACTTGATGCTGGCACTGGCAATAGTCTGATCCTTCAAGTAACTTGCTAAGCAGGGGTACACTCTGAGATTTTTGCCTATAGTTCTGGTATTATGTGCtatattaatgtaaaattttttaaatataatttagtattttacttGCAAGTAGATCTACCTCATGttcattctttctttatatGGGAACATAATACACTTGCTGTATGGTTTTGAAGAGTCATTGCTGGAGTTTTAAGATATgaaataacatgttatcatcTAGGATATAATATGGTATTATGCATGTTTTTCCAGATGTGGGTACATTGTGACATAGAAAGCCAACTACTATTCTTGATGCTACTATAATGTAAAGCTATAGAGTCCTAAACTGTAGTCTTATTTGGACTTCAGACCAAAGACACCAAACCAAAGAATGTGACTTTCGCTTTCCTCGGTTATCATTTGTATGTGTTTTGTGGTTTCCCTTTTCTCCTTTCATTTGGGAGACCATGAAATAATTAAGCAACTTATTTCCACATTTATAGATTCTAGAATCCCAGCTTCTATGTAGAATTCATTGTTCTTGCaggatttaaaatttaacatacatTTAGTCTAAGTCTTTCCTTGTGTATGTAAAGCAAAGATATACTATTATATTAGGTTTTAACTCCCCTTGGTACCACATGCTTGGGATATATTTTGACTATCAAGATTTTAAGATGGGATATATTGTTCAGTTGTATAATAGGTTACAACCTATGATTAAtctacttatttttttttttattgtttaggACAAATGGAATTACCTTGTAAGTGTTTTATAAATCTCTGGTTTGCCCTTTTCTTAACCAGGAAGCTAGTGTAGCAATCTCAGGAGCTGGTGTCTTgggaaacttaaatttgagagtGGAATTCATAGAGTTCAGGTTTCAACTATAAGCCATTTGACTTGCAAT contains:
- the LOC123221481 gene encoding probable disease resistance protein At4g27220, yielding MEIVSAIAGKIAEYLSVAAGGQLGYLFHYNDNIKDLKERVKELSGCKERVQMKIATAKRNGESVFIDVQDWIEKVDKISAEAEKFFEDEAKTNKRCLKGWCINLGQRYRFSKKAKEQALAISYLVLQEVERFEHVSSLPSPSAVVSSSSVIPSGTFESRNSLKKQILKTLIDDDNISIIGICGMGGVGKTTLVKEISRQVREEKIYEEVVVAVVSQNPSIMKIQGNIADTLGVAMPLWANSESVRASFLRDRIKEKKQILVILDDVWKRIEFDEIGIPWSDHRGCKILITSRSIAVCNQMRCQKNYTVETLSEQESWDLFSKIVGLTIENYDINQIAGEVIAKCGGLPIAIVTIAGALKGKDKRVWSNAARQLKTSILTSIPGMESNVISSLELSFNCLENDEIKSLFLFCSLFPEDYKIPVESLVRYWIGLKWFGDADETIEGVRNRVHAIVSDVTYSFLLIDDGKNCVKMHNIVRDFALTVASKYGHKFIVKAGTHLQEWPDGDTFDEFTCISLMANFIRELPSGLKCPNLQVLLLQGNKNLVIPDYFFQEMKDLKVLDLGKSFITSLPDSLSFLINLRTLDITNCDLGNLSVIGKLTKLEILNLSNSYIKEIPISFSQLSNLRLLDVNNCWLLELITPGVIQSLKKLEELYINVFQNWKSESENLRSNASLVELQALSRLTNLHIYIPNLDLLPKFLSFQNLFNFILQIGGDLDVQGYFDMSRYSRTLILQQINNPVMHEWVKGLLKRIEFLSVETIDNLESVSHNLVEEGFNELKSLDINSCEKIKCLLNTLELTPNSTFHNLEELHLYEIPNLVEMCKGEPPAEAFSKLKVLEVARCDKMLNVVPSQLLRKFQNLHTFIARNCESMVYTFDCEEIKITKGESKLLSSLEYLELYYLPEMSHIWNGDHQSISLQNLKKVEIGFCGKLTNLFSATLLQGLICLEDIFVQNCDELKEIFEKKEALGEELDPAITSPGLQNLTSIDIWDCEQLRSLFSPSIVKCLVKLKRLVVRRCSSIQEIIKNEKGEKEASIKRLLFPSLSNLELRYLENLSCFSSGPYAIEFPTLERLKIYRCENMKTFGYGEQVTPKLKEVILDGEKRWNGNINTTLQEFLNEKEFVGRQRKMRKKKKWDGVIEIEILLMVGLKMNFTAFSLIMLTVFLSVIASQGLGLVIGAAFMDVKKATTLASIVVMTFMLSGGFFIRNVPYFMRWVHYISFNYHSYRLLLKIQFSCSDSGPCDSSLIRKLRQYQGGSEVGALVAMIVGYWKQSLLPTIIAVEMTCVTRIQLKYSKRLSRRPLLKRTENCSHQGAKSEMMIRESLVLMMENAGSCLCSCILILWYKIWERNVGGDEPLIDKLSFDSQRLDLCGGEASEGVFVGALLSMSSPAVVLSQKLQTVIILQCVLETEKSGGRHTSAVSVPILPQADEMLNELKLIE